In Thiovibrio frasassiensis, one DNA window encodes the following:
- the sfsA gene encoding DNA/RNA nuclease SfsA encodes MEFGQILQQGRLVLRYKRFLADVAMDDGRLLTVHCPNSGSMSGCKEPGSPVLVSLADNPKRKYGHTLEMVRVGTTWVGINTARTNGLVAEAIRAGVVAELAGIEMIRPEIKVSDKSRLDFLLTRGEEQIYVEVKNCSLALDRAAMFPDAVTTRGAKHLAELLTLRQTGCRAVVFFCVQREDVDYFAPAAHIDPGYAQALREVAAQGVEVLAYGATLSPEAITIVRPLPVRLDL; translated from the coding sequence ATGGAATTCGGACAAATCTTGCAGCAGGGAAGGCTGGTCTTGCGGTACAAACGGTTTCTCGCCGACGTGGCCATGGACGATGGCCGGCTGCTCACCGTGCATTGTCCGAATTCCGGCAGCATGTCGGGGTGCAAGGAGCCGGGAAGCCCGGTGCTCGTTTCCTTGGCGGACAACCCCAAACGCAAGTATGGCCATACCCTGGAGATGGTCCGGGTCGGCACGACCTGGGTGGGGATCAACACCGCCCGCACCAATGGCTTGGTCGCCGAGGCCATCCGTGCCGGGGTGGTGGCGGAGCTGGCCGGGATTGAGATGATCCGGCCCGAGATCAAGGTCTCGGACAAGAGCCGCTTGGATTTTTTGCTCACCCGCGGGGAGGAACAGATCTATGTGGAGGTGAAAAACTGCAGCCTGGCCCTGGATCGGGCGGCCATGTTTCCCGATGCCGTGACCACCCGGGGGGCGAAGCATCTGGCCGAGCTGCTCACCCTGCGCCAAACCGGCTGCCGGGCCGTGGTTTTTTTCTGTGTCCAGCGGGAGGATGTGGATTATTTTGCCCCAGCCGCGCACATTGATCCGGGTTATGCCCAGGCGTTGCGGGAGGTGGCGGCTCAGGGGGTGGAGGTGCTGGCCTATGGGGCAACGTTAAGTCCGGAGGCGATCACCATTGTCCGGCCGCTGCCGGTGCGGTTGGACTTGTAA